One genomic region from Thermoleptolyngbya sichuanensis A183 encodes:
- the panB gene encoding 3-methyl-2-oxobutanoate hydroxymethyltransferase codes for MGVTTQQLSRFKRDGRPIVVLTAWDFLMAQVLDRAGVDVILVGDSLAMVALGHETTLPLTLEDMLHHTKAVRRGVKNALVVCDLPFMTYQESVAQAMHSAGRVLKETGAQAVKLEGGHPAMLETVERLTQAGIPVMAHVGLTPQSVHQFGGFRKQGTTAEAAERILQEAIALESAGAFSIVLEHIPADLGLQISQKLTIPTIGIGAGPHCDGQVLVTPDLLGLSEWQPPFAKPYTNLRDIITQAVQTYAAEVREQRFGDSPGA; via the coding sequence ATGGGCGTGACCACCCAACAGCTCAGCCGATTCAAACGCGACGGTCGCCCGATTGTGGTGCTGACGGCGTGGGATTTTCTGATGGCGCAAGTGTTGGATCGAGCAGGCGTGGACGTGATTTTGGTGGGCGATTCGCTGGCGATGGTGGCGCTGGGCCACGAAACCACGCTGCCGCTGACGCTGGAGGACATGCTGCACCACACGAAGGCAGTGCGGCGCGGCGTAAAAAATGCGCTGGTGGTCTGCGATTTGCCGTTTATGACCTATCAGGAGAGCGTGGCGCAGGCCATGCACTCGGCCGGGCGAGTGCTAAAGGAAACTGGAGCGCAGGCTGTGAAGCTAGAAGGCGGCCATCCCGCCATGCTAGAGACGGTAGAACGGCTGACGCAGGCAGGCATTCCCGTGATGGCCCATGTGGGGCTAACGCCGCAGTCGGTGCATCAGTTTGGCGGTTTTCGCAAGCAGGGCACGACGGCAGAGGCGGCTGAGCGAATTTTGCAGGAGGCGATCGCCCTAGAATCGGCCGGCGCGTTTTCCATCGTGCTGGAGCATATCCCGGCTGACCTGGGGCTGCAAATTTCCCAAAAGCTGACCATCCCCACCATCGGCATCGGCGCAGGCCCCCACTGCGACGGCCAGGTCCTCGTCACGCCCGACCTGCTGGGCCTGTCAGAATGGCAGCCCCCCTTCGCCAAACCCTACACCAACCTGCGGGATATCATTACCCAGGCCGTGCAGACCTACGCGGCGGAGGTGCGAGAGCAGCGGTTTGGGGATTCCCCCGGCGCATAA
- a CDS encoding amylo-alpha-1,6-glucosidase — translation MPDFVELDGRKFLPADQLPQPEWPCVISERPQPTLTLKDDDLFLITDTLGNISACLEGDSIGSLGLFCQDTRFLNRLELQIEGRSPVLLSSNADKGFVLSVLCANPQLDTIPPETIGIQRELVLNGGLFEEISLTNFSTEPVQFELSLSFDADFLDLFEIRGFQRDRRGQRLRLVPQVAQDHRLDVIEAATDDATEPLPQLLSPEITLAYQGLDGGLIESRIQFLHQPPNFLKGYTALWQVSLEPHETLTLGYRLQPLLNGRSPSAVNTPMTLMQAKAAELLEQTQWGEQVTRIRCDNKAINQIIERAQRDVYLLRQTFGKGKVLSAGVPWFSTLFGRDSIIAASQTLILDPTIARDTLSILAYYQGKQHDDWRDEQPGKILHELRLGEMARCQEIPHTPYYGTVDATPLWLMLYAEYYAWAHDQETLERLWPNALAAMEWIDENLKETGYLAYARRSSRGLQNQGWKDSGNCIVNRRGELAEGAIALCEVQAYVYAAKVRLAEIARLKKRIDLADRWLEEAQDLKRRFNRDFWMNDLDFCALALDGEGNPVDSITSNPGHCLNLGILDQDKALSVAERLQAPDMFNGWGIRTLSSLSPAYNPMGYHIGSVWPHDNSMTVLGLRSLGLIDQALEVTQGIFDMTLRQPYQRPPELFCGYERTADNSPVQYPVACSPQAWATGSIFQLLLTMANLVPDAPNNCLRILDPALPDTMHRLSLHNLRIGQTLLDLEFERVGSATACRVVKKRGNLRVVIEA, via the coding sequence ATGCCTGACTTTGTGGAACTGGATGGACGGAAATTTTTGCCTGCGGATCAACTGCCGCAGCCAGAGTGGCCTTGCGTCATTAGCGAACGCCCGCAGCCGACACTGACGCTCAAAGATGACGACCTGTTTTTGATTACCGACACGCTGGGCAATATTTCAGCCTGCTTGGAGGGAGACTCCATCGGCAGTTTGGGGCTGTTTTGTCAGGATACGCGCTTTTTGAATCGCCTAGAGTTGCAGATTGAGGGGCGATCGCCCGTCCTCCTCAGCAGCAACGCCGACAAGGGATTCGTCCTGTCGGTGCTGTGCGCCAACCCCCAGCTAGACACCATTCCGCCGGAAACCATCGGCATCCAGCGGGAACTAGTGCTAAACGGCGGGTTGTTTGAAGAAATCAGCCTGACAAACTTCAGCACCGAACCTGTGCAGTTTGAACTGAGCCTCAGCTTCGATGCCGATTTTCTGGACTTGTTTGAGATTCGTGGCTTTCAGCGCGATCGCCGAGGACAGCGCCTGCGACTAGTGCCTCAGGTGGCGCAGGATCATCGGCTGGATGTGATAGAAGCTGCAACGGACGACGCAACGGAGCCGCTGCCCCAATTACTATCCCCAGAAATAACTCTGGCCTATCAGGGCCTAGATGGCGGCTTGATAGAATCGCGCATCCAGTTCTTGCACCAGCCGCCAAACTTCCTCAAAGGCTATACCGCCCTGTGGCAAGTATCGCTGGAGCCACACGAAACACTGACCCTGGGCTATCGGCTGCAACCGCTGCTGAATGGGCGATCGCCCTCCGCCGTCAACACGCCCATGACGCTGATGCAGGCCAAAGCAGCGGAACTGCTGGAGCAGACCCAGTGGGGCGAGCAGGTGACGCGCATTCGCTGCGACAACAAGGCCATCAACCAGATCATTGAGCGGGCGCAGCGGGATGTGTACCTTTTGCGGCAGACCTTCGGCAAGGGCAAGGTGCTGTCGGCAGGTGTACCCTGGTTTTCGACGCTGTTTGGGCGCGACTCCATCATTGCCGCCTCGCAAACGCTGATTCTTGACCCCACCATTGCCCGCGACACCCTCAGCATCCTGGCCTACTATCAAGGCAAGCAGCACGACGACTGGCGCGACGAGCAGCCCGGAAAAATTTTGCACGAGCTGCGCCTGGGCGAAATGGCCCGCTGCCAGGAAATTCCCCACACGCCCTACTACGGTACAGTAGACGCAACGCCGCTGTGGCTCATGCTCTACGCCGAATACTACGCCTGGGCCCATGACCAAGAAACCCTAGAGCGACTCTGGCCCAACGCGCTGGCGGCAATGGAGTGGATTGACGAAAACCTCAAGGAGACGGGCTATCTGGCCTATGCGCGGCGCTCCTCTCGCGGGCTGCAAAACCAGGGCTGGAAAGACTCTGGCAACTGCATTGTGAACCGCCGGGGCGAACTGGCCGAAGGGGCGATCGCCCTCTGCGAAGTGCAGGCCTACGTCTATGCCGCAAAGGTGCGACTGGCAGAAATCGCCCGCCTGAAAAAGCGCATCGACCTGGCCGATCGCTGGCTGGAAGAAGCGCAAGACCTCAAGCGACGGTTTAACCGCGACTTTTGGATGAATGACTTAGACTTTTGTGCCCTGGCGCTAGACGGCGAGGGCAACCCAGTCGATAGCATCACCTCCAACCCCGGCCATTGCCTGAATTTGGGCATTCTCGACCAAGACAAAGCCCTGAGCGTGGCCGAGCGACTGCAAGCACCCGACATGTTTAACGGCTGGGGCATCCGCACCCTCAGCAGCCTGTCGCCTGCCTACAACCCAATGGGCTATCACATCGGCTCCGTCTGGCCCCACGACAACAGCATGACCGTGCTGGGGCTGCGATCGCTCGGACTCATTGACCAGGCTCTCGAAGTCACCCAGGGCATTTTCGACATGACCCTTCGCCAGCCCTACCAGCGCCCACCCGAACTCTTTTGCGGCTATGAGCGCACCGCAGACAACAGCCCCGTGCAGTACCCCGTTGCCTGTTCGCCCCAGGCCTGGGCCACGGGTTCCATCTTCCAGCTTTTGCTGACGATGGCGAACTTGGTGCCCGACGCGCCCAACAACTGCCTGCGAATTCTCGATCCGGCCCTGCCCGACACGATGCACCGCCTGTCGCTGCACAACCTGCGGATTGGTCAAACGCTGCTGGATCTGGAATTTGAGCGGGTGGGCAGCGCCACGGCCTGCCGTGTGGTGAAAAAGCGCGGCAACCTGCGCGTGGTCATCGAGGCGTAG
- the aroF gene encoding 3-deoxy-7-phosphoheptulonate synthase, with amino-acid sequence MIVVMKPEAPAEEIDRLSAEFREMGLTPEKIVGKHKTVVGLVGETAEMDALQLQDLSPWIEQVLRVEKPYKRVSKEYRHGEPSEVVVPTPNGPVTFSAFAPLVVVAGPCSVENETMIVETARRVKAAGAKFLRGGAFKPRTSPYAFQGHGESALELLQAAKDATGLGIITEVMDAADLEKICEVTDIVQVGARNMQNFSLLKKVGAQDKPVLLKRGMSATIDEWLMAAEYILAAGNPNVILCERGIRTFDNQYARNTLDLAVIPVLRSLTHLPIMIDPSHGTGKSEYVPSMAMAAIAAGTDSLMIEVHPNPSKALSDGPQSLTPERFDRLMQELSIIGNAVNRWEANPVPVLA; translated from the coding sequence ATGATTGTGGTGATGAAGCCCGAAGCGCCCGCCGAAGAAATCGACCGCCTGAGTGCCGAGTTTCGCGAGATGGGCCTGACACCGGAAAAAATTGTCGGCAAACACAAAACCGTGGTGGGTCTGGTGGGCGAAACCGCCGAGATGGACGCACTCCAACTCCAAGACCTGAGTCCCTGGATCGAGCAAGTGCTGCGGGTCGAAAAGCCCTACAAGCGCGTCAGCAAGGAATATCGCCACGGTGAACCCAGCGAAGTCGTCGTGCCCACGCCCAATGGCCCAGTGACCTTCAGCGCTTTTGCGCCGTTGGTTGTGGTGGCAGGCCCCTGCTCTGTTGAAAACGAAACCATGATTGTGGAAACGGCTCGTCGCGTGAAAGCTGCGGGCGCAAAGTTTCTGCGGGGTGGCGCGTTTAAGCCGCGGACCTCGCCCTATGCTTTTCAGGGGCACGGCGAAAGCGCACTGGAACTGCTGCAAGCGGCCAAAGATGCGACCGGGCTGGGCATTATCACCGAAGTCATGGATGCCGCAGATCTGGAAAAAATCTGCGAAGTGACCGACATTGTGCAGGTCGGCGCACGCAACATGCAGAACTTCTCGCTGCTCAAGAAGGTGGGCGCTCAGGACAAGCCCGTGCTGCTGAAGCGGGGCATGTCTGCCACGATTGACGAGTGGCTGATGGCGGCAGAGTATATTCTGGCGGCGGGCAATCCCAACGTCATCCTCTGCGAGCGCGGCATCCGCACCTTCGACAATCAGTACGCCCGCAACACCCTCGATCTGGCGGTCATTCCGGTGCTGCGATCGCTCACTCACCTGCCCATCATGATCGACCCCAGCCACGGCACGGGCAAGTCGGAATATGTGCCCTCGATGGCAATGGCTGCGATCGCCGCCGGAACGGACTCCCTGATGATTGAGGTTCACCCTAACCCATCGAAGGCGCTGTCCGATGGCCCGCAATCGCTCACGCCGGAGCGCTTTGACCGACTGATGCAGGAGCTATCGATCATTGGCAATGCGGTCAATCGCTGGGAAGCCAATCCTGTGCCTGTTCTGGCCTAG
- a CDS encoding PAM68 family protein, producing MASSTPPSSDSSSSDASTRKALPFEPKKRLKKSEASTDAGKKPEPGAEPKKAPKSASKSAAKATPKATPPKAGASGGASGNSAKNAAATRASMAIPDAVSKRMARRMAIFCGVPSFLAIATFVVSYYIVSQHLLDLPTSAVLLVSLGFFGLGVLGLSYGLFSASWEDEPGSLLGASEFRTNLGRTIAAWRSQRPQS from the coding sequence ATGGCATCTTCTACTCCGCCCAGTTCTGATTCTTCCAGCTCAGATGCTTCGACTCGTAAGGCCTTGCCGTTCGAGCCGAAAAAGCGCCTGAAAAAATCCGAAGCATCCACCGATGCTGGTAAAAAGCCAGAGCCGGGAGCGGAACCGAAGAAAGCGCCTAAATCTGCCTCGAAATCGGCCGCTAAGGCAACCCCCAAGGCAACGCCTCCAAAAGCAGGAGCGTCGGGGGGTGCGTCTGGCAATTCCGCCAAGAACGCTGCGGCAACCCGCGCATCGATGGCGATTCCTGATGCAGTGAGCAAGCGAATGGCCAGGCGCATGGCGATTTTCTGTGGTGTGCCGTCGTTTTTGGCGATCGCCACCTTCGTCGTCAGCTACTACATCGTGAGCCAGCACCTTCTGGACTTGCCCACCTCCGCCGTACTGCTGGTGAGCTTGGGCTTTTTTGGGCTGGGCGTACTTGGGCTGAGCTATGGGCTGTTTTCGGCTTCCTGGGAAGATGAACCGGGCAGCTTGTTGGGTGCGTCGGAGTTTCGCACCAACCTAGGACGCACCATTGCGGCATGGCGATCGCAGCGCCCTCAGTCCTAA
- the rpsO gene encoding 30S ribosomal protein S15, with amino-acid sequence MALLQERKQQIISDYQIHETDTGSADVQVAMLTERINRLSAHLKENKKDHASRRGLLKMIGQRKRLLAYIQKHDQDRYRALIGKLGIRG; translated from the coding sequence ATGGCACTCCTGCAAGAGCGCAAGCAGCAGATTATCTCTGATTACCAAATCCACGAAACCGACACCGGATCGGCAGATGTTCAGGTGGCGATGCTGACCGAGCGCATCAACCGCCTCAGCGCCCACCTCAAAGAGAACAAGAAAGACCACGCTTCTCGTCGGGGTCTCCTGAAAATGATCGGTCAGCGCAAGCGCCTGCTGGCCTACATCCAAAAGCACGATCAAGATCGCTATCGCGCTCTGATCGGCAAGCTGGGCATTCGCGGCTAG
- the ruvA gene encoding Holliday junction branch migration protein RuvA: MISYLKGAIAAVQKLPSNRVILTLDVNQVGYDLQITPRMLQSLPGMGEVVQVFTHQQVKEDQIVLYGFESLAERDLFRQLISVSGVGPQLGMALLDGMGLQDLVQAIVSGNTRMLSRTPGVGAKTAERLALELKTKLADWRTQSGLSTTPDAAPVGSVQEDVELTLLALGYSSGEIMQALRAVGKKTALAKNADAEQWIREAIAWLSQ, from the coding sequence ATGATTAGCTACCTAAAAGGCGCGATCGCCGCTGTGCAAAAACTTCCAAGCAATCGCGTCATCTTGACCCTAGACGTGAATCAGGTGGGCTATGACCTGCAAATCACGCCGCGAATGCTGCAATCGCTGCCGGGTATGGGCGAAGTGGTGCAGGTGTTTACCCATCAGCAAGTGAAGGAAGATCAAATTGTGCTGTACGGGTTTGAGTCACTGGCGGAGCGAGATCTGTTTCGGCAGTTAATCAGCGTCAGCGGCGTGGGGCCGCAGTTGGGAATGGCGCTGCTGGACGGCATGGGGCTGCAAGACCTGGTGCAGGCAATTGTGTCGGGCAACACGCGGATGCTGTCGCGCACGCCAGGGGTGGGGGCAAAAACGGCGGAACGGTTGGCGCTAGAGCTAAAGACCAAGCTGGCAGACTGGCGCACCCAATCAGGACTGTCCACAACCCCAGATGCCGCGCCTGTGGGCAGCGTGCAAGAAGATGTGGAACTAACGCTGCTGGCGTTGGGCTATTCCAGCGGCGAAATTATGCAGGCATTGCGGGCAGTTGGGAAAAAGACGGCGCTGGCGAAAAATGCCGACGCAGAGCAGTGGATTCGAGAGGCGATCGCCTGGCTGAGCCAATAG
- a CDS encoding TldD/PmbA family protein — protein sequence MPILVSDLANQVQESAHRLGIQKYDIYGASVDETSVQVDQGEPKQVKASQRSSVTVRVWNHEGTLGITSTTDVDPTGLELALKTAYDASFFGMKENVPDFSPEAMAPLAGQEEDRVSPASVSDLIAALIAAEKELLAAHPAIASVPYNGLSQRDMERFYLNSDGAVRRQGQSVASIYLYSKTEQEGKKPRSAGSFEVSRGLEQLDIQKCIRETAEKTISHLDYEKIPTGKYRVVLSPDAFLSLIGAFSNLFNAQNILDRQSLSTPESLGSAIASPLLSLYDDALHPENIGGELFDGEGTPTRRVSLIDQGVLTSFLHSAGTAKRLNAQPTGHANMGAKVTVGSHFYHVLPGVADSAFDLSTADNVVFIDDLHALHAGVQALQGSFSLPFDGWLIRDGQRTSIESATVAGDFRQLLKSIIHIEPELERVGAGLSPRVWIEELSITGE from the coding sequence ATGCCGATTCTCGTCAGCGATCTTGCTAACCAGGTTCAAGAGTCTGCCCATCGCCTGGGAATTCAGAAATACGACATCTACGGCGCGTCGGTCGATGAAACTAGCGTCCAGGTGGATCAGGGCGAACCCAAGCAGGTGAAAGCGTCCCAGCGATCGAGCGTGACGGTGCGCGTGTGGAACCATGAGGGTACGCTGGGCATCACTTCGACGACCGACGTTGACCCGACGGGACTAGAACTGGCGCTGAAGACGGCCTACGATGCTAGCTTTTTTGGCATGAAGGAAAACGTGCCCGACTTTAGCCCAGAGGCTATGGCTCCCCTGGCCGGGCAAGAAGAGGATCGCGTTTCGCCTGCGTCGGTGTCTGACTTGATTGCGGCGCTGATTGCAGCCGAGAAGGAACTGTTGGCGGCTCATCCGGCGATCGCCTCTGTGCCCTATAACGGTCTGTCGCAGCGGGACATGGAACGGTTTTATCTGAACAGCGATGGCGCAGTGCGGCGGCAGGGGCAATCAGTTGCGTCGATCTACCTCTACAGCAAGACGGAGCAGGAAGGCAAAAAGCCCCGCAGTGCTGGGTCTTTTGAGGTGAGCCGGGGGCTGGAGCAGTTGGATATCCAGAAGTGCATTCGGGAAACGGCGGAGAAGACGATCAGCCACCTGGATTACGAAAAGATTCCCACTGGAAAGTACCGGGTCGTGCTGTCGCCCGATGCCTTTTTGAGCCTGATTGGGGCATTTTCTAATCTGTTTAACGCGCAGAATATTCTCGATCGGCAGAGCTTGTCTACGCCAGAGTCGCTGGGGAGTGCGATCGCCTCTCCGTTGCTCTCGCTGTATGACGACGCGCTGCATCCAGAAAATATTGGCGGCGAACTGTTTGATGGCGAAGGCACGCCCACGCGCCGCGTCTCGCTAATTGACCAGGGCGTGTTGACTAGCTTTTTGCACAGCGCAGGCACGGCCAAACGGCTCAACGCCCAGCCGACGGGCCACGCCAACATGGGCGCAAAGGTGACGGTTGGCAGCCATTTTTACCACGTCCTGCCAGGGGTTGCCGACTCTGCTTTCGACCTCAGCACGGCTGATAATGTTGTATTCATCGATGACCTGCACGCGCTCCATGCCGGGGTGCAGGCGCTCCAGGGTTCCTTCTCGCTGCCGTTCGATGGCTGGTTGATTCGCGATGGTCAGCGCACCAGCATTGAATCCGCCACGGTCGCGGGCGATTTTCGCCAACTCCTCAAGTCCATCATCCACATCGAGCCAGAACTGGAACGGGTCGGCGCTGGACTCAGCCCCCGCGTGTGGATTGAGGAACTGTCGATTACAGGTGAATAG